One part of the Aestuariirhabdus litorea genome encodes these proteins:
- a CDS encoding LysR family transcriptional regulator ArgP, giving the protein MMDYKLVEAVAAVIECGGFEKAAQRLNLTQSAVSQRVRLLEERMATPLIIRATPPQATDSGLRLLRHYQQVHTLELSLVDELSPQASAQYKTLSIGINADSLATWFLDSIADECRQQRLLLDLHSADESVTLGMLRRGQVIGCISSSAEPIQGCRIEPLGRMAYIAVATPAFIRHHFPRGVCAEGLRGAPTVIFNLDDRLQERYLQQHFQLQPGEYPHHLLPSTQAFADAAQLGIAYSLVPRLQVERQLREGSLQELAPGRAVYSELYWHYWNIRSPLLDRLSRTLIREAGSRLLPIKG; this is encoded by the coding sequence ATGATGGATTACAAATTGGTGGAGGCCGTTGCGGCGGTGATCGAGTGCGGCGGTTTCGAAAAGGCCGCCCAGCGCCTTAACCTCACCCAGTCTGCGGTGTCCCAGCGGGTGCGGCTGCTGGAGGAGCGAATGGCGACTCCGCTGATCATCCGCGCCACACCACCCCAGGCCACCGACAGCGGCCTGCGCTTGCTGCGTCACTACCAACAGGTGCATACCCTGGAGCTGAGTCTGGTGGATGAACTCTCCCCCCAGGCCTCGGCCCAGTACAAAACGCTCTCCATCGGGATCAACGCCGACAGCCTGGCGACCTGGTTCCTCGACAGCATTGCCGACGAATGTCGCCAGCAGCGCCTGCTACTGGACCTGCACAGCGCGGACGAGAGCGTGACCCTGGGCATGCTACGACGGGGACAGGTGATCGGCTGCATCAGTTCCAGCGCCGAGCCGATCCAGGGCTGTCGTATCGAGCCCCTGGGGCGCATGGCCTACATCGCGGTGGCCACCCCGGCGTTTATCCGCCACCATTTTCCCAGGGGCGTCTGCGCGGAGGGGCTTCGCGGCGCCCCCACGGTGATTTTTAACCTCGACGATCGGCTGCAGGAACGTTACCTGCAGCAGCATTTCCAGCTGCAACCCGGGGAATACCCCCACCACCTGCTGCCCTCGACCCAGGCTTTTGCCGATGCCGCACAGCTCGGTATCGCCTATAGCCTGGTGCCCCGGCTGCAGGTAGAGCGCCAGCTTCGCGAGGGATCCCTGCAGGAGCTGGCCCCCGGACGGGCTGTCTACAGCGAGCTCTACTGGCACTACTGGAATATCCGCAGCCCGCTGCTGGATCGCCTCAGTCGTACCCTGATTCGCGAGGCAGGCTCGCGTCTGCTGCCCATAAAGGGCTAG
- the ansA gene encoding asparaginase yields the protein MKKRIYIAYTGGTIGMHRSPKGYVVMPGFARLIEEKIPPRLSGEMPDYDLHEYPNQIDSSNIVPADWLAIARDIASRYHDYDGFVVLHGTDTMAYTASALSFMLQGLAKPVIVTGSQIPLSETRNDAQDNLVTAIELACGFAIPEVCLYFNGRLLRGNRSLKVKATGFDAFDSPNYPWLAQIGIHIEPNHNALMKAPAATRFELPDDYATNRVIPIQLFPGISGELIDAVTTLNCRGLILRSYGVGNAPDNDPGLLNALARANARGTIILNLSQCLQGGVHQGSYATGSALSSAGVISGGDMTLEAAFTKLHHLFACGLEEQKIRELMARNLCGELSEHTS from the coding sequence TTGAAAAAACGTATCTATATCGCTTACACCGGCGGCACCATCGGCATGCATCGTTCGCCCAAAGGCTACGTGGTTATGCCGGGATTTGCCCGCCTGATTGAGGAGAAGATCCCTCCGCGCCTTTCAGGCGAGATGCCCGACTACGATCTGCACGAATACCCGAACCAGATCGACAGCAGCAACATCGTACCCGCCGACTGGCTGGCGATCGCGAGGGACATCGCCAGTCGCTACCATGACTACGATGGCTTTGTGGTGCTGCACGGTACCGACACCATGGCCTACACCGCCTCCGCCCTCAGCTTCATGCTGCAGGGGCTCGCCAAGCCGGTGATCGTAACCGGCTCCCAGATCCCCCTCAGCGAAACCCGTAATGATGCCCAGGACAATCTGGTGACGGCCATTGAACTGGCTTGTGGCTTCGCCATTCCCGAGGTGTGCCTCTACTTCAACGGGCGGCTGCTCAGGGGCAACCGCAGTCTCAAGGTTAAAGCCACCGGCTTTGACGCCTTTGACAGCCCCAACTACCCCTGGCTGGCACAGATCGGGATTCATATCGAACCCAACCACAATGCCCTGATGAAGGCCCCCGCGGCCACCCGTTTCGAGTTGCCCGATGACTACGCCACCAACCGGGTGATCCCGATCCAGCTGTTCCCCGGTATCAGTGGTGAGCTGATCGATGCCGTCACGACGCTCAACTGCCGGGGGCTTATCCTGCGCAGCTACGGGGTTGGTAATGCCCCCGACAACGATCCCGGCCTGCTCAATGCCCTGGCGCGGGCCAATGCCCGGGGCACCATCATACTCAACCTGAGCCAGTGCCTGCAGGGAGGGGTGCATCAGGGCAGCTACGCGACCGGTTCCGCACTGTCCAGTGCGGGAGTTATCAGTGGCGGTGACATGACCCTTGAGGCCGCGTTCACCAAGTTACATCACTTGTTCGCCTGTGGTCTGGAGGAGCAGAAGATACGCGAGTTGATGGCGCGCAACCTGTGCGGGGAGTTGAGCGAACACACCAGCTGA
- a CDS encoding dihydrofolate reductase, translated as MKIAMIAAVAENGAIGINNKLPWYLPGDLRYFKAVTLGKPVIMGRKTFESLRKPLPGRTNIVISRNAHYQPEGVQVVQSLEQAIERAESVGLINGQPEMMVIGGEQIYRLALSKAERIYLTRVYQSFEGDAWFPELDPAQWREVQREDHFSEDEPPLRYSYLVLDRAES; from the coding sequence ATGAAAATAGCGATGATCGCTGCGGTAGCTGAAAATGGAGCTATCGGCATCAATAACAAACTGCCCTGGTACCTACCCGGTGATCTGCGTTACTTCAAAGCGGTGACCCTGGGCAAACCGGTCATTATGGGGCGCAAAACCTTCGAGTCCCTGCGCAAGCCACTGCCGGGACGAACCAATATCGTGATCAGCCGGAACGCTCACTACCAGCCCGAGGGGGTCCAGGTGGTGCAGAGTCTGGAGCAGGCGATTGAACGGGCCGAGAGTGTCGGTCTGATCAATGGCCAGCCGGAGATGATGGTGATCGGTGGCGAGCAGATCTATCGGTTGGCGCTCTCAAAGGCAGAAAGGATCTATCTGACCCGGGTGTACCAGAGCTTTGAAGGGGACGCCTGGTTTCCTGAACTCGATCCGGCCCAGTGGCGGGAGGTACAACGGGAGGATCACTTCAGCGAAGATGAGCCTCCCTTGAGATACAGCTACCTGGTGCTCGACCGGGCTGAGTCCTAA
- a CDS encoding LysE/ArgO family amino acid transporter → MSAYLTGLGLGASMIIPIGAQNAYVLTSGLRRRYPFWVATLCAVCDLVLILVGVMGVGTLVSSNPLWIQVACWGGALFLAWYGGLSLRSALQPQQLRESSIPLSSLRSVLAGALAVTLLNPHVYLDTVVVLGSIGGQYQGDERLYFALGAVCASLFWFYGLGLGAARLAPWLDRPLVWKLVDIGVWLLMWFLALKLALKGIELAGVGN, encoded by the coding sequence ATGAGTGCCTATTTAACCGGGCTGGGGCTGGGTGCCAGCATGATTATCCCGATCGGGGCCCAGAACGCCTACGTCCTCACCAGCGGTCTGCGCCGACGCTACCCCTTCTGGGTGGCGACCCTCTGTGCGGTTTGCGATCTGGTGCTGATCCTGGTGGGGGTGATGGGGGTGGGCACCCTGGTCTCCAGTAACCCACTGTGGATTCAGGTTGCTTGTTGGGGCGGTGCGCTGTTCCTGGCCTGGTATGGCGGGCTATCGCTGCGCAGTGCCCTGCAGCCCCAGCAGTTGCGGGAGTCCAGCATTCCGCTCAGCAGCCTGCGTTCGGTACTGGCCGGAGCGCTGGCGGTGACTCTGCTGAACCCCCATGTCTACCTCGATACGGTGGTGGTGTTGGGCTCCATCGGCGGGCAATACCAGGGCGATGAACGGCTCTATTTTGCCCTCGGGGCAGTCTGCGCCTCGCTGTTCTGGTTTTACGGGCTGGGGCTGGGGGCGGCCAGGCTGGCCCCCTGGCTCGATCGCCCTCTGGTATGGAAACTGGTCGATATCGGGGTCTGGCTGCTGATGTGGTTCCTGGCCTTGAAACTGGCCCTCAAGGGGATTGAGCTGGCCGGGGTGGGGAACTAA
- a CDS encoding OmpA family protein: MQILRSPRLLISSLILFLLGGCATEGPWYTDWRNCAMAGAAVVGGAVAADDKDSALGAAAGGAIVSGLICAAIDTTPPDSDGDGVTDDKDQCPATPMGAKVDAVGCELDSDGDGVVDRLDQCPNTPRGTQVDRYGCPVKKAPPPAPVVMDSDEDGVPDDRDFCPDTEKGVVVNVIGCDSTKPTLLRGVNFEYDSAEIKGESYAILDDAADRLRLFPEVKVEIVGYTDSIGSEVYNQGLSERRAESVRYYLVSKGVKDDNIKAIGLGEQYPIADNATAAGRAENRRIEIRVAN; encoded by the coding sequence ATGCAAATCTTAAGATCCCCCCGTTTACTCATTAGCTCGCTGATTTTATTCCTGCTCGGTGGCTGTGCTACCGAAGGCCCCTGGTATACCGACTGGCGCAACTGTGCCATGGCCGGTGCCGCTGTAGTGGGCGGTGCCGTAGCTGCCGACGACAAAGACTCTGCCCTCGGTGCGGCGGCAGGTGGCGCCATTGTCAGCGGTTTGATCTGCGCCGCCATCGATACCACGCCACCGGACTCTGATGGCGATGGCGTTACCGATGACAAGGACCAGTGTCCAGCCACTCCCATGGGAGCCAAGGTTGATGCCGTTGGCTGTGAGCTGGATAGCGATGGCGACGGTGTGGTTGACCGCCTCGACCAGTGCCCCAACACACCGCGTGGAACCCAGGTCGATCGTTACGGGTGCCCGGTGAAAAAAGCACCCCCTCCTGCACCGGTAGTGATGGACAGTGACGAGGATGGCGTACCCGATGATCGTGACTTCTGCCCGGATACCGAAAAAGGGGTTGTGGTGAACGTGATCGGTTGTGACTCCACCAAGCCAACCCTGTTGCGTGGCGTTAACTTCGAGTATGACTCCGCAGAGATCAAGGGCGAGTCCTATGCCATTCTTGATGATGCCGCCGACCGCTTGCGTCTGTTCCCGGAGGTGAAGGTCGAGATCGTGGGCTACACCGACAGCATCGGTAGCGAAGTCTACAATCAGGGCCTCTCTGAACGACGGGCAGAATCCGTGCGTTACTACCTGGTCAGCAAAGGCGTTAAGGACGATAACATCAAAGCCATTGGCCTTGGTGAGCAATACCCCATCGCCGATAACGCAACCGCAGCGGGACGCGCAGAAAACCGACGCATCGAGATTCGGGTAGCAAACTGA